Proteins encoded within one genomic window of Citrobacter amalonaticus Y19:
- a CDS encoding luciferase-like monooxygenase — protein MTDKTIPFSVLDLAPIPDGSSAKEAFSHSLDLARLAEKRGYHRYWLAEHHNMTGIASAATSVLIGYLAANTQTLHLGSGGVMLPNHSPLVIAEQFGTLNTLYPGRIDLGLGRAPGSDQPTMRALRRHMGGDIDNFPRDVAELVDWFDARDPNPQVRPVPGYGEKIPVWLLGSSLYSAQLAAQLGLPFAFASHFAPDMLFQALHLYRTQFKPSARLEKPYAMVCINIIAADSNRDAEYLFTSMQQAFVKLRRGETGQLPAPIQNMDQFWSPSEQYGVQQALSMSLVGDKAKVAHGLASILRETQADEIMVNGQIFDHQARLHSFELAMDVKEELLG, from the coding sequence ATGACTGACAAAACCATTCCTTTCTCGGTGCTGGATCTGGCACCGATCCCCGACGGTTCCTCAGCAAAAGAAGCGTTCTCACACTCGCTGGATCTCGCACGCCTCGCAGAAAAACGGGGTTATCATCGCTACTGGCTGGCGGAGCATCACAACATGACCGGTATCGCCAGCGCAGCAACCTCAGTGCTGATTGGCTATCTGGCCGCGAACACCCAGACTTTGCATCTCGGTTCCGGCGGCGTCATGCTCCCTAACCATTCACCGCTGGTGATCGCCGAGCAGTTCGGTACGCTGAATACGCTCTATCCGGGACGTATTGATCTCGGCTTAGGACGCGCGCCGGGTAGCGACCAGCCGACGATGCGGGCGCTGCGCCGTCATATGGGCGGTGATATCGATAATTTCCCTCGTGACGTCGCTGAACTGGTGGACTGGTTTGATGCGCGCGATCCCAATCCGCAGGTGCGCCCGGTTCCTGGCTACGGCGAGAAGATCCCGGTCTGGCTGTTAGGTTCCAGCCTCTATAGCGCGCAGTTAGCCGCACAGCTTGGCCTGCCATTCGCTTTTGCCTCCCACTTCGCGCCGGATATGCTGTTCCAGGCGCTGCATCTGTACCGCACTCAGTTCAAGCCGTCAGCGCGGCTGGAAAAACCGTATGCGATGGTGTGCATCAATATCATTGCCGCCGACAGTAACCGTGATGCGGAGTATCTGTTCACCTCGATGCAGCAAGCCTTCGTGAAGTTGCGGCGTGGCGAAACGGGCCAACTCCCGGCGCCGATTCAAAATATGGATCAGTTCTGGTCGCCGTCAGAGCAGTACGGTGTGCAGCAGGCGCTGAGTATGTCGCTGGTGGGTGATAAAGCGAAAGTAGCCCACGGGCTGGCGTCTATTTTGCGTGAAACTCAGGCGGACGAGATCATGGTTAACGGACAGATCTTTGACCATCAGGCACGTTTGCATTCGTTTGAGCTGGCAATGGATGTGAAAGAGGAACTGTTGGGATAG
- the mtr gene encoding tryptophan permease has product MATLTTTQTSPSLLGGVVIIGGTIIGAGMFSLPVVMAGSWFFWSMAALVFTWFCMLHSGLMILEANLNYRIGSSFDTITKDLLGKGWNVVNGISIAFVLYILTYAYISASGSILHHTFSEMSLNVPARAAGFGFALLVAFVVWLSTKAVSRMTAIVLGAKVITFFLTFGSLLGHVTPTTLFNVAESNASYTPYLLMTLPFCLASFGYHGNVPSLMKYYGKDPRTIVKCLVYGTLLALVLYTVWLLGTMGNIPRPEFIGIAREGGNIDVLVQALSGVLNSRSLDLLLVVFSNFAVASSFLGVTLGLFDYLADLFGFDDSALGRFKTALLTFVPPIVGGLLWPNGFLYAIGYAGLAATIWAAIVPALLARKSRQRFGSPKFRVWGGKPMIVLILVFGVGNALVHILSSFNLLPVYQ; this is encoded by the coding sequence ATGGCAACACTAACCACCACCCAGACATCACCTTCGCTGCTCGGTGGCGTGGTGATTATCGGCGGCACTATTATCGGCGCAGGGATGTTTTCTTTACCGGTGGTTATGGCAGGTAGCTGGTTTTTCTGGTCAATGGCAGCGCTGGTCTTTACCTGGTTCTGCATGCTGCATTCCGGTCTGATGATCCTTGAAGCAAACCTCAACTACCGGATTGGTTCAAGCTTCGATACCATCACCAAAGATCTGCTGGGCAAAGGCTGGAACGTGGTCAACGGTATCTCTATTGCCTTCGTACTCTATATCCTGACCTATGCCTATATTTCGGCGAGCGGTTCGATTCTGCACCATACGTTTAGCGAGATGTCACTGAACGTGCCCGCCCGTGCGGCAGGTTTTGGCTTTGCGCTGTTGGTGGCGTTTGTGGTGTGGTTGAGCACCAAAGCGGTAAGTCGCATGACGGCGATCGTGCTGGGTGCGAAGGTCATTACTTTCTTCCTGACTTTCGGCAGTCTGCTAGGGCACGTCACGCCGACCACGCTGTTTAACGTCGCGGAAAGTAACGCCTCTTATACGCCGTATCTGCTGATGACACTGCCGTTCTGTCTGGCATCGTTTGGCTATCACGGTAACGTCCCGAGCCTGATGAAATATTACGGTAAAGACCCCCGCACGATTGTGAAGTGCCTGGTTTACGGGACGCTGCTGGCGCTGGTGCTGTACACCGTCTGGTTGCTGGGGACGATGGGGAACATTCCGCGTCCAGAGTTTATCGGCATCGCGCGAGAGGGCGGCAATATTGATGTGCTGGTGCAGGCGCTGAGCGGCGTGCTGAACAGTCGAAGTCTGGATCTGCTGCTGGTGGTGTTCTCTAACTTTGCGGTAGCGAGTTCGTTCCTCGGCGTCACGCTGGGACTGTTTGACTATCTGGCCGATCTGTTTGGTTTTGACGATTCGGCGCTGGGACGCTTCAAAACGGCGCTGCTCACCTTTGTTCCGCCGATCGTCGGGGGGCTGCTGTGGCCGAATGGATTCCTGTACGCCATTGGCTATGCAGGACTGGCGGCGACCATCTGGGCCGCGATTGTGCCCGCGTTGTTGGCACGCAAATCACGTCAGCGCTTCGGTAGCCCAAAATTCCGCGTATGGGGCGGTAAGCCGATGATTGTCCTGATTCTGGTTTTCGGTGTGGGTAACGCGCTGGTACACATCCTGTCGAGCTTTAATCTGTTGCCGGTTTATCAGTAA